The genomic stretch GGTCATCGCTGCCTTCTGCTTCCTGGGGATCCTGTGCAGCCTCTCCGCCTTCCTCCTGGATGTCTTCGGGCCCAAGCACCCAGCCCTAAAGATCACCCGCCGCTAcgcctttgcccacatcctgacagGTAActcgggccggggaggccgggaggccgaaAGCCAGTCGTCGGGCCGTGTGCTCCGGAAACGGGTACGCTCGGCCCTCTTTTGGAGACGGAGCTAGGGGGTCTTAAGGGAAATAAATGGGAGCAAAGGTAAGTAGAACCTCCCAGGGTGGTCCGGACCTCCGAGGGTAAAGGGTCTCTACTTCCCGCGTGCCCGGGCGATGCTTTTCTGACTTTCTCTGCcgggtgcccagcactgaaccTTGCTGTGTGTCAGTTTCCGGAGCTTTTCCACCTTCCTCTGAATAATCCCATGAGGCTCCTAATAACCCCTTGCTTGGTAGAGATTGAAATATCTAGATGGGAGTTGGAGTGGTTTGGGATCTTCTGTagatttttccttccatttttccttttctgtttttgGAACCAAACTAATTTGGTGTATTTGAAGTCAGGCCATGAATCCTGGGCTTCCTGGGGTTCTAGGCCGATGACGTTTCCACTGGGGAAGCCCCGCTGTTTGGAGGGAGAGCGACCATCCCGTGAGGGGTTTCGCCTACCCGCCTGTAACGAGTTCCTCCGCGAATCGCACTCGGCACCTAGCACACCCTTCCTTAGCGATTGATCacgatggtatctgctaagcacttactatgttccaggcactgtgctaagcaccggggtggataaaagcaaatcgagttggacccagtccctgtcccatgtggggctcgtagtctaaatccccattttacagatgaggtaaccgtggcccagaggagtgaagcgacttgcccaaggtcacacaacagacaggtggcggagccgggattagaacccgggacctcctgactcccaggccccgtccaCAACACCGTGCTTACGGTGGGGTGccgctgcctcccctcccccagagcggAGTTTCCGGGGCGGGAGGATTCGTTGCCATGGCGGTGCCCGGTATCCCGGTGAGGACCGGAGCCCGTTCTCCCGCCTCCTCGCCTCCCGGCCTGCCTCCGCCCGCTCTGGAGGTTGCCGGTGTCGGAATTCCAGGCCCgaagccgccgccccccgccgctcatCCCCGGGGGGCACCGCCCTCGGGTCCCCCGGGGTTAGCTGAAAATGGCCCTCGGGGAGGCTTCGGGATGGCGCTTGACGTTCCCTCCTTCCTCCGTTCCCCGGGTGTCTGTCCCCCTGGCAGTCCTGCAGTGCGCTACGGTGATCGGCTTCTGTTACTGGGCCTCCGAGCTGATCCTGGCCCTGCAGCAGCAGCACAAGAAGTACCACGGCTCCCAGGTCTACGTCACCTTCGCCGTCAGCTTCTACCTcgtggcgggggcgggcggggcctccATCCTGGCCACGGCGGCCAACCTCCTGCGCCATTAtcccacggaggaggaggagcaggcccTGGAGCTGCTGTCCGAGATGGAGGAGAACGAGCCCTACCCGGCCGAATACGAGGTCATCAACCAGTTCCAGCCCCCGCCCGCCTACACGCCCTAGCGCCCTCCCCGGGACTCGCTCCCCTCCGCCGCGCCGCTCCGACACTCCGGCCCCCGTGGGAGCGCCGCCGCTTCCTGCGGGCCGCCCTCCGCCCGAGGCGACCCGTCATCCAGCCCTTCTCTTGGAAGGCGAGTCCCGTGTATTTCTCGCGCGTGccccttccccaaatccctgccTCCCGGATCCACTCTGGTCTCCGCCGTCCGGGGTCAACCACACCAGCTTCTCCCGTCGGGCGTCCTTCCTGACGGGCTGGGATCTCCCCAC from Ornithorhynchus anatinus isolate Pmale09 chromosome 10, mOrnAna1.pri.v4, whole genome shotgun sequence encodes the following:
- the TMEM127 gene encoding transmembrane protein 127 → MYAPGGAGLPGGRRRRGQGGGALPKQPERSLASALPGALSITALCTALAEPAWLHIHGGTCSRQELGVADVLGYVDPELLKDFCMNPQTVLLLRVIAAFCFLGILCSLSAFLLDVFGPKHPALKITRRYAFAHILTVLQCATVIGFCYWASELILALQQQHKKYHGSQVYVTFAVSFYLVAGAGGASILATAANLLRHYPTEEEEQALELLSEMEENEPYPAEYEVINQFQPPPAYTP